The DNA region GAACCGATCGAGGGGCGGATACCGGTCTGGGCCAGGCGTTCGGTGAAGGCCAAGGAGGCGTATTGAGCCCCGGCATCGTGATGATGAATCACCCCGGAAATCTCAGCCCCGGCCCGTTCACGACTCCAGATTGCCTGATTAACTGCGTTGAGCACTAGCACGGTGTTCATAGAAGCACTCGCTGACCAGCCCAGGATCCTCCGAGAGTAAGCATCGATCACGAAGGCAACATAGACCCACCCGGACCAGGTCGAAACATAGGTGAAATCATCTACCCATAGCCGATCCGGTGCCGTTGGTGTGAAATCACGGCGGACCAAGTCCTTCGCTCGGGCTGCCTTCGAGTCTTTGATCGTGGTGCGTTTGACCTTGCCACGGACCGCACCCTGTATGCCAAGTAACCCCATGAGCCGTTCTACCGTGCACCTGGCCACCGGCACACCTTCACGGTTCATCGCCAACCAGACTTTCCTGGTGCCGTAAACCCCGTAATTAGCGGCATACACCTTCTGGATCACGGGCTTGAGCACCTCATCACGTTGTTCTCGGTGAGATCGTGTTTTATCCACCCATTCGTAGTACGTGGACGGGGTGGTCTTCACCCCGTCCCAGTAAGCACCTGGCAGATCGACTCGACACCCCACCGCAATCCATTATTCTCGCGGTGACCGGCATGGTCCTTGATGTATTTCACGATCAGTGTTGTGGCGGTCGAGTTCGACCGCGAAAAAAGCTGAAGCACTCCGAAGGATCGCGTTCGCCCGTTTCAGCTCAGCGTTCTCACGCCGTAACCGTTTCAGCTCGGCCGATTCCGTGCTCGTTGTTCCAGTTCTAGTACCAACATCGATCTCGGCTTGCCGGACCCATTTACGCACCGTTTCCGGCACACCCACACCCAAAAGCTGGGCAACTTTTTGCATCGCCGCCCACTCCGAAGATGCACCCTCCATCTCCGCCACCATGCGCACCGTACGATCCTTCAACTCCTGCGGATACCGTGTCGTAGTTTTCCCTGCCATGTCCTGATCCTCTCAAACAAGAAAGTCTCCGGACACACCGGGGCGATTCACCTCGATTCCGGCCAGCGCAATAGTGTTGTTCTGCGAACCATAGCTTTTCTGTAGGTTGCGAGTGCTGAGGATGATTGAATTCATAGCTCTAGCATCCGTTCCATTGTGGTGTCGCGGCATCGGGCTCTAGCAGGAGATTCGGCGCGCTGACCCATACCTCGGGATGACAGATTCGACACATGGAATGTCCGTGACGGCGGGAATCCACTAAGCTCCGAAGGAGAGGTTCGCCCACCAGGAGAGGTTTTCCGAGCATGGCCAAAGCAAGCCGAACAGACGGCAACTCATCAGCACCGCTGACGATTGCGGTGCTGGTCAAATACGTACCTGATGCCCAGTTTGACAGGCAGTTGGCTGGTCCGCAGCATACTGTTGATCGATCTGAGAGCATCTTGTCCGAGCTGGACGAGTATCCGATCGAAGCCGCCTTGAAGCTTTCTGAAGAGCGCGGCGGAGAATCGGCGGGGAACCGAGTCATTGCCATCACGGTGGGTCCGGAGTCGGCGCAAGCCGCCGTCAAAAAGGCGCTTAAAATTGGCGCCTACGAAGGCGTACATCTGAGTGATCCGGCCCTGGCAGGCTCCGATGTGACAGGAACGTCTGTTGCTCTGGCTGCGCTGATCGGTTCGCTGGGCAGCGTTGATTTGGTGCTGACCGGAATGGCTTCCACCGACGGCGAAACCTCAATGGTTCCAGCGCAGCTTGCGGCGAGGCTAGGCATTGCGCAGATTACCTTTGCTTCAACCCTTGAAGTCGACGGCGACACCGTGCAGGCTCGACACGACGGCGATGGATACTCCGAATTGCTCGAAGCTAGCTTGCCAGCTCTGGTCTCAGTAACAGACCAGGTCAATGACCCGCGGTATCCAAATTTCAAAGCCATGATGGCGGCCAAAAAGCGCAAAGTCACCGTGGTATCGCTGGCAGATTTAGGCATCGACCCAAATTCAGTGGGCAGCCAAGGGGCCTTGACCACTATCACCGAGGCTTCGACTCGGCCGCCACGCAGCGCGGGAAACATCATTACGGACAATGGAGATGCCGGCATCAAGCTGGTGGACTTCCTTGTTGAACAGAAACTGCTTTAAGAGAGCGCGGGGAAATCTACTATGAGTGACATTGTTGTCTTTATTGATCAGCCTGGCGATTCGCTTGGCAAAGCGCACCGAGAATTACTGACCTTTGCGCACCGTGCCGGAACTCCGGTAGCCGTCGTCGTCGGCGTAGTCCCAGCGGGAGTATTGGCCGAGCTGGGCAGCTATGGAGTCGTGCAGGTATTTTCCAGCGAACAAGCTGAGCTGACGAATTATTCAGTAGTACCCAAAGCCGAATTTCTGGCCACCATTGCGGTCAAAGTTGGCACCCGTGCGGTTCTCACCGGAAACTCTTCGGAGCAAAAGGACATTGCGGCTCGGGTAGCCGTTTCGCTAGCTGCAGGGGTGATTTCTGATGCCGTCGGACTAGATGAGCAGCTGGTGGCCGAAAAGTCAGTGTTGGCAGGTTCGTATTCGGTGCGAGCAAAAACTACCAGTCCGGTGTCAGTGATCGCGCTGAAATCGAATAGTACTGAGCCAGAAGTTTCACCAAACCCTCAGCAAGCCGTTCTAGAAAGCGTGACTGTCGATTTTTCTACGGCGGCATGGGGCAGCAAGGTTCTTGAGCGCACCGACAGGCCAGCTAACGGACGACCAGAACTAAGTGATGCTCGAATCGTGGTGGCAGGTGGTCGCGGGGTCGACGGCGATTTTGGTCCGGTTGAAGCTTTAGCGGACGCCCTTGGTGCGGCCGTTGGCGCTTCGCGCGCAGCAACTGATGCGGGTTGGATTGACCATGCGGCGCAAGTCGGGCAGACCGGCAAAACGGTATCGCCACAACTCTATATTTCAGTCGGAATCTCGGGCGCGATTCAGCAAAAAGCTGGTATGCAAACCGCCAAACTCATCGTGGCGGTTAACAAGGACGCGGATTCGCCAGTTTTCGAAATTGCAGACCTGGGCATTGTTGGCGATCTATTCAAAGTCTTGCCGCAAGCCGTTGAGGAAATCAACCGACGCAGACAGTAAGTCATAGGCTACATCTGGCCCGGATTGGCAAGCATCTGTGGCATTTTTCACATTATAATAATGGCTCTCATTTTGGTGTCTAAGGTTGTCCTTACTATTCACCATGTGAGGGAGGCGCCATGTCCGAAAACGGTCAGAAAATTGGCACGGTCATCATTGGGGCTGGCCAATCCGGCTTGGCTTTGGCTTGGGAACTGCAGCAACGAGGCGAACATCCAATAATTTTGGAACGTGCATCAGCAGTGCATGCCTGGCGAGACGATCGCTGGGACAACTTCACTTTGGTAACGCCCAACTGGATGTGTCAATTACCCGGATATTCCTATCTGGGGGATGACCCGCACGGCTTCATGGCTAAAGACGAGATCTTTGGTTGGTTGAAGGAGTAGGTTCGGGTCGTTGGCGCGGAAATTCGTGAAGGCGTGAACGTCGAATCGGTAACCGCTGAAGCTGGCGGATTCGTCCTCCAAACCAGCCAAGGGTGCTTGGAAGCGCGCAATGTGGTGTTGGCTACTGGCGGTGCATTCCAAGTGCCGTTCACACCGGAGCTGGCCGCAGATCTGCCCGAGTCATTGCATCAGATTCATTCGATGGCCTACCGCAATGCCGCGCAGTTGCCTGCCGGTGGCGTGTTGGTAGTTGGCTCTGGCCAATCAGGTACTCAAATTGCCGAGGATCTGATGTTGGAAGGACGCCAAGTTCATCTTGCGCTTGGCAAGGCGCCCAGATACTCACGGTTCTATCGTGGCAAAGACATGTTGGATTGGCTCGACGAACTTGGCCGAGACGGTCGGATATCCGGAATCTCGTTGGGGCGGGATAAGTTGACTTCGCCTTATGTCACCGGGCGCGATGGCGGCCGAGACATCGACCTTTACGACTTTGCCGATCGCGGTATGCAACTTTACGGTCGGATCGCCAAAATCTCAGCAGCGGCAGTCTATTTCGAGCCAACGGTCAATTTCTCACTGGAAAATGCGGACGCCTTTAACCGAGGTTTCAAAGGGATGGTGGATGCCTATGTTGCGGACCGAAATATTGATGCTCCGCGCGAAGCGCCCTCGGTAGCTCGAGCACCGCTTGCTGAACCTGAACTGCTGGACTTTGCTGCCGCTGGAGTTACCAGTGTTATTTGGGCTACCGGGTTGAAGCAAGACTGCAGCTGGGTTGATTCTGCCGCGCTGGACGAGGCCGGTCAGATTCGGCATCTGGACGGTGCCACCGAGATTCCGGGGCTTTATTATTTCCGCACGTCCGGTTTGCTCGGATCGGGGGCAAATTGGTTCGATCCAACGCCGATTGATGCCGGGCGGATCGCCGAGCAAATAGCAGCGAATTCGACGTTGACAGCCCGCCAGGACTGCGGGTAGGTGCGACTGAGCTGCGGCCGGGCGGATATTTCCCGGCCGCAGCTCAATGCCTTTAGAGCTTATTTACCGCGTAAACTTTGATGCCTTCAAGTAAAAACTCGGGGCTTACGCCAACTTTTTCATAAGTCGCTCGGAAGCGATCATCATCGACGTACATCTGGCCAAGGTTTTGATAGCTTGTCGCATCTGGCGTCCAGCTTAAGAGGATCCAACGGTAGTGCCGGTCCACCGCGGCCTGGACTTTTACGTCGTCGGCCGGCAGCTTTTCTTCTTGGCATTGGACGAGCGATTCGTTGATTGCGGTGAATTCATCTGCAGCCGCCATTCGGCCCTCTTTGCCCATCGCAGACCAGGTTGCTTTCGACTTCTCAACAGCTTCCTTGCCCCAACGCTGGATGGCTTCTTCCTGATACGGGTCCTTTTCCAAACCCTTCGAACATTTCTCGGGCTGACATATTTTCTCCTTTGCCCAAAGCCGCCAACGTCGTTTCAACTGTCTTGGCCAGACGCGTCAACCGGTCCCGTTCCGCAATGAGCCAACGGTAATGAGTGTCAAGCGCCTGACGTTCATCAGCCTGTCCGTCTAGTACCTCGGCAATTGCGTCCAGCCCCAAGCCCAACTCGCGCAATAGCAGGATGCGTTGCAATCGATGCAGCTCGCCTTGCGCATAATGGCGGTAGCCATTTGGCGCAGTCCAAGCGGGAGGCAACAGACCTAGCTGATCGTAATGTCGAAGCGTCCTGGAGGAGATTCCGGCGATCTTAGCAACCTCAGAAATTCCCCAAGAGTCTTGGCTCAGATCGTTTCCAAGCATCCTCGGCGTGGACATGTTGACCTCGACTCAACTGGCGGTGACCAGGACTTTCCCGGCCGAAAACCACGTTATTAGTTGACGTTACGTCAAGGTCAAGTAGCTGCCAAGAATAATCTGCCGCTACTTCTAGGCGTGCAGTTGGGCGATCATCACCGGCGTGGTGGTAGGCGTCTTGGAACCGCCAGACGGTTCGACGGTAATTGCCAGGGCTTGACCCTTATCAATGCCATCGACCAAAGCTGGTTTGCCCAAAGCTGTGCTGGATGACATCAAACCCAATGAAACCGGAGCAGCCGCATTTTGTGGGATAAGCCAGAGTTGATAGGTGGTGCCGCTAGCCGGAGCCGCAACATTTTCCATCCGAACTACTGCCGCATTTTTGCTACTGGAAATGCTGACCTTCGCTTGGCCGCCACCTTGCACGGAAACATCGAGCGTAGAGACGTCCGAGGCAGAGATCACCTGGTTGACCGGGTCCTGCGCCTGAATGATGCCATTTACCCCAAGGGTTCCAGCAACCGCGATAACGGCAGCGGCGGCCGTAGTAAGCACCCAAGTCCGCAGGGGACGGCGTTTTGCTCCTGCACCACGTTGCTCGCGTCGGGCAGCGAGTTCGTCAATAACAGGGCTAGCGACTGCTGGAGTTGGTACTGCCGCGGCGGCAATTTGAGCCTGAATTCGGTCGAATAACCCAGCCGGAGGCTCTTCCTCGATCGTGCCGTAGGCGCTAGCCAAAGTCTCGCGAGCCTGGCGAACACGGTTATTAAATTCCGCTTGGGCTGATGAATCTAGTTGTTCTAGGTTCGCCTCAATAGCAAAGCGCTCTTCCTCAGCTACCGCATTGATCGCATAGAGTTCTGTAAGTTCCAGGACTCGGCCGGCGGCCAAGTCAGAGTAGATATCCTCTGCAAAGTTTTCGCTCATTTCAGCTCACCTCCAAACATGATTTCAGTCTCAATAGTCCGTCTCTGATCCGTGATTTCACGGTGGGCACCGCAGCGCCCAATTTCTCCGCGACTTCGCGGTAAGTCAATCCGCCGTAATAGGCGAGTTTGACCGATTCTTGCTGGGTATCAGTCAAAGTAGCCAAGCACTTGACCACTGATTCTGCGTCAATTTTGTCACTAACGGCATCGGCAACTTCATCGTGTTCGATGCCTTGACTGGCTGCACCATAACGGGCTTCCCGGTCAGTGGAACTTTGCGTCGATCGCACTTTGTCTACCGCTCGACGATGCGCAATCGTCATGAGCCAAGCAAGCGGCGAACCTGCGCTGGAATCAAATTTCGCTGCGTTCTGCCAAATCTGCAGATAAACCTCTTGGGTAGCATCCTCGGCCAGCTCGGCATCAATCAACACCCGCCGTGCCATGCCATAGACCCGACGCGAGGTGAGTCGATACAGCTCAGCAAATGCTTCATGGTTGCCCTGGGCGGTGGCTCTGATTAACTCGACCAAAACATCAAGTCCTTGGCCCGGCTTGGGCAGGGCTGCGGGGGCAGCTTCGGTAGTCTTCGGTGTATCCATTTGGTACAAGCTTAGGCGGGTTCTTGATCCGAAGCCCGTATATGGAGATAACTGAATCGTTGCGGCCACCTGTTCACCCCCTCTTGCAAATCTCTGACACCTGATATTCGCAGCTCAGGGCGGGTTGGATGGGCCAGGGTTTTGTGGCACGGGCAATAAGGGCATCTGCTTCTAGATTTAGGGGACACCAATTCGCAATAAGACGTTGTCGAACGCGTTCGACAACGCGCGGATCAGTGGGCAGCGCAGCGATAAGCAGGCTCGAGAGCACAAAGTCCCAGGCGCTTTCTGGCGTGAGAGGCACGGAAAAAGGAATCGCACTCACCGTAATATCCGATAGGCCTGCCGTGCTGAGGATGTCAATCAGTTTTGCTTCGGTATTGGTTTTGCCAAGATTTCGTGCAGATGCGCTGGCTACTTGGCGGGGGCCGCCTTCCGCTTCGCAAGCGGCCAACACCAACTTCGTTAGCGAGCTAAAAGGCCTACCTTGCCAGACGCTCAGCACTAGCTGGCCGCCTGGTCGTAGCCGAGAGCTCAAAGACTCGCAAGCTACCGCTGGCTCGCCGAGGAAGAAGACGCCAAAACCACAGAGTACGGCGTCGTAATTGTTTGACTCGGTAGTGAGCGCGTCGCCCACTTTGAAGGAGAGTTACGGAACGTCCAGTAGCCGAGCAGTATTTTGGGCTGCGCTAACCATCTGCGTTGACAGATCAACGGCAGTTACGACGCCGGCTGAACCCAGGGCTTTCGCCGCGAGAAAGGCTGATGCACCTGTGCCGCAACAGGCATCGAAAACCGCTTCACCAGGCTGCAACGCGGCGGCGTCCACTAAGGGGATAGCCAGCGGGGCCCAGAGCGATTGGGTCCATCGATCGAATCTGTCCGCGGCCCGGTCCCAAAGTTCGCTCATCCAGTCCGACTTATTCGAGCCGAATCAGGCTTTGCTAGCTTTGGCGACGAGCGTGTCGGAATTGAACTCAACTTGGCTACCAAGCGCGCGGATCGAGCCCAAAAACTCTTTGCTTACCCGGGCAATGGCATCTGGATCGCGTGGCAAAAGCGTTCGCCAGCCACTTCCCATAACCAAAGCCCAGGCCATTTCCGCGTCAACACTGAGTTTGAGCGGGTGCGTTTCGACCTCGATGGCGGTGAGGCCGAGTTTCGCGAGCCAGTCATGTAGCGAATCGGCATTGGAGATCAGGTCCATATTTTGATTAGCCAAGGGAATGACCTCAGCAAGTCGCGGGCGTTCAGTAATGGCCGCTTGCAAAATCAACTCAGCAAGCGGTGACAATGCGCCCCGGACCCAGGTATTGAGCACAATTCGCCCGTCAGGCCTAAGCATCGAAAGCAGATGGGCTACGCCGTCGGACATGTCTTGAAAGAAGAAAATCGAGTAAGAACACAGCACCGCATCGAAAGTTCGATGGCCGCGCCAAGCAGTCACATCGGCGTGCGTCAAAGTGGTGTTCAGAATGTGAGCTGCACCGAGCTTCTTACCGGCCGAGGCGAGCAACCCGGACGAAAGGTCAACGCCGTCAACGCTCCCGCTGGCCCCTACCGCGAGCGCCGCTGGAATCGTTGCTGCCCCCGATCCGCAGCATGCGTCCAAGACTCGTTCGCCTTCTTTGAGCTGAGTAGCCGCCACTATTGTGCGCGCGGCCGGATCCCAGAGCGCTTCGGACCAGGCCTCGAACTGCATCGAACCATCGGTAAAGGCTAAGCCAGGATCCCGAGCCGTCAGGCTGCTTCTGGGGCTAAAGGTTCTGACGTTGTTATTGCTGCTCGAGTCCATGGCGTTCCTTTGCTTAGTCCGGTGTTGCGGGGCGGTTCCGGTCAGAGTTGTGCGCCGGGAAATCCGTGTTGCCGCCAGGCTTCATAGACAGCGATTGAAGCAGCATTGGCCAGATTGAGTGATCGCAGTCCAGGCAGCATAGGCAGCCGAACACGAGAGGTAACGTGCGGGTCGGTTTTGACTTCTGCTGGTAGGCCGACAGATTCCGGACCAAACATCAGCACATCGCCAGCTTGATATTCGATGTCGGTATAAGAAGCTTCCCCGTCAGAGGTGAAAGCGAGCACTCGTTCAGGAGCGAGCGCAGCCCAGGCGCTCGGCAAATCCGGGTGTACGTGCAAAACGGCAAGATCATGATAATCAAGACCTGCGCGGCGTAGCTTGGAATCTTCTAGCTCGAACCCAAAGGGTTCTACTAAGTGCAGCTCGGAGCCGGTAATTGCCGCAAGCCGAATGGCATTGCCGGTATTGCCCGGGATTTCTGGGGTATAAAACAGGATGCGAAACACCGGATCAGTGTAGCGGTTTAACTTTGCCAGGCCTTGTGATTTAGCTTGCGTGAAGCAGTTAGTACATGCCGCCCAAAAGTCGTGAAAGTACTTGTAGATCGACAACCTGCGGTGTGCGCCCGGCGACCAGAAATGAGCCGAGTTCTCGCCCTAATCGAGCAGCGCCAACCACGTTGAGGTGCGGGCCGCCGTCGGTCTCGTTGCGGCGAGTGTAGTCAATTACTGGTTCAAAGGGATTCCCGCCGGGGGAGTGCACGATGATCCACGCGGACACCGTACATTCAGGGAAAAGCTGGGAAAGCGCGTGCACTGCCGGTAAGAGCCGAGGAGCCTCGATACCGCGTTGGCCATGCACCAGGGTGCTGCCATTCCAACGGTAGGCTCCCTCGGGCACCATCATCGAGGACACTACGGCCAGCCGATATCCCATCAGCACCACGTGATCTAGATGACTTTTGTCAATGGGCGATACCAAGCCATTGACCAGCCGGGCTGAGGGATATTTGTGCAGAATGTGCTGTTGGATCAGCTCGATACTGCGGGCTTCGCAAATGAGTCGAGCCTGTGCACCGAAGAGCCCTCGTTTCCGAGGTGCACCGTGAATCTGTCGGCTAGCTTGCTCCAGCGGCAGTAGTGGGGCTTGCTGCCCGCCGAACGCAGGCACGAACACCGGGAGGCCCGTGGCGTTACGGTTTGCCTGTTCCTGTTCTGTACGGCTAGTTCTAAATTGCGCTTTCTGCGTACTTTGCCTAGCTTGCTCTGGCCCAACCGGGGCATAAGCGCGGTCGTAACTGGCTCGCTTAGTCGGATCAATGAGGGTTTGATACGCCTCAGTGACAATGCGGAATTCTTCGGCATTTCCACCATGATCAGGGTGAGCTTCGCGGGCAGCACGCCGGTAAGCGGCTTTGATCTGCTTCTGGTCTGCTGTCACGGCTAACTGCAAGACTTGGTAAAACGTGCGGTATTCACGGCTCACGTCGAGGCCTTTCCACACGTTCGGATTGAAGTTTAATAGTTGGCGGATTGGCTGTGTAACCGCCGGTAATATGGTGCGGCACTCAACCGTTCCTTGGCAACTGGGCGCGGCCAGAGTTCTTGAGAAGCGATTCGCAATCACTGTCTCGATGTCAACGCCTTAGCGGGCGTGCAGGTTCCAATCAGCAGGTTTTGCGAGGTGATCGAGTTGATATTGTGCCCTTAGGCTCTGTCATCGTGGGGATAGTGATTACTTTCCGCCCTGCCGTTCCTGGCGATTTTGACGACGTCGCTCGAATCACCAGAGATTCCTACCTGGGTGCTGGCTACTTCGATTCAGCTGAACACCCCTATTTAGTTCAAATCCAAGACGTGAAACGGCGGGCCCAAGCTGCGCAAATTTGGGTTGCCGAGCAGGATCGTGGCAACGGTGCCCAGGTGGTTGGTGCGGTTACGCTAGCTCGGCACGGTGAGCCCTATGCGGATATTGCCATGCCTGACGAGCTCGAAATGCGAATTTTGGTGGTAGACCCCAGACTTCAGCGCAGCGGAATTGGCAAGGCTATGGTGAAGGCCATCATTGCGCACGCTCAGAGTTTAGACGGCGTTGATGCGGTGAGTCTGACCACGGGGGACAAC from Renibacterium salmoninarum ATCC 33209 includes:
- a CDS encoding MerR family transcriptional regulator — protein: MSTPRMLGNDLSQDSWGISEVAKIAGISSRTLRHYDQLGLLPPAWTAPNGYRHYAQGELHRLQRILLLRELGLGLDAIAEVLDGQADERQALDTHYRWLIAERDRLTRLAKTVETTLAALGKGENMSAREMFEGFGKGPVSGRSHPALGQGSC
- a CDS encoding tRNA (cytidine(34)-2'-O)-methyltransferase, whose product is MFRILFYTPEIPGNTGNAIRLAAITGSELHLVEPFGFELEDSKLRRAGLDYHDLAVLHVHPDLPSAWAALAPERVLAFTSDGEASYTDIEYQAGDVLMFGPESVGLPAEVKTDPHVTSRVRLPMLPGLRSLNLANAASIAVYEAWRQHGFPGAQL
- a CDS encoding methyltransferase domain-containing protein yields the protein MSELWDRAADRFDRWTQSLWAPLAIPLVDAAALQPGEAVFDACCGTGASAFLAAKALGSAGVVTAVDLSTQMVSAAQNTARLLDVP
- the sigK gene encoding ECF RNA polymerase sigma factor SigK, with protein sequence MDTPKTTEAAPAALPKPGQGLDVLVELIRATAQGNHEAFAELYRLTSRRVYGMARRVLIDAELAEDATQEVYLQIWQNAAKFDSSAGSPLAWLMTIAHRRAVDKVRSTQSSTDREARYGAASQGIEHDEVADAVSDKIDAESVVKCLATLTDTQQESVKLAYYGGLTYREVAEKLGAAVPTVKSRIRDGLLRLKSCLEVS
- a CDS encoding J domain-containing protein, with product MSREYRTFYQVLQLAVTADQKQIKAAYRRAAREAHPDHGGNAEEFRIVTEAYQTLIDPTKRASYDRAYAPVGPEQARQSTQKAQFRTSRTEQEQANRNATGLPVFVPAFGGQQAPLLPLEQASRQIHGAPRKRGLFGAQARLICEARSIELIQQHILHKYPSARLVNGLVSPIDKSHLDHVVLMGYRLAVVSSMMVPEGAYRWNGSTLVHGQRGIEAPRLLPAVHALSQLFPECTVSAWIIVHSPGGNPFEPVIDYTRRNETDGGPHLNVVGAARLGRELGSFLVAGRTPQVVDLQVLSRLLGGMY
- a CDS encoding electron transfer flavoprotein subunit alpha/FixB family protein, with the protein product MSDIVVFIDQPGDSLGKAHRELLTFAHRAGTPVAVVVGVVPAGVLAELGSYGVVQVFSSEQAELTNYSVVPKAEFLATIAVKVGTRAVLTGNSSEQKDIAARVAVSLAAGVISDAVGLDEQLVAEKSVLAGSYSVRAKTTSPVSVIALKSNSTEPEVSPNPQQAVLESVTVDFSTAAWGSKVLERTDRPANGRPELSDARIVVAGGRGVDGDFGPVEALADALGAAVGASRAATDAGWIDHAAQVGQTGKTVSPQLYISVGISGAIQQKAGMQTAKLIVAVNKDADSPVFEIADLGIVGDLFKVLPQAVEEINRRRQ
- a CDS encoding class I SAM-dependent methyltransferase, whose product is MDSSSNNNVRTFSPRSSLTARDPGLAFTDGSMQFEAWSEALWDPAARTIVAATQLKEGERVLDACCGSGAATIPAALAVGASGSVDGVDLSSGLLASAGKKLGAAHILNTTLTHADVTAWRGHRTFDAVLCSYSIFFFQDMSDGVAHLLSMLRPDGRIVLNTWVRGALSPLAELILQAAITERPRLAEVIPLANQNMDLISNADSLHDWLAKLGLTAIEVETHPLKLSVDAEMAWALVMGSGWRTLLPRDPDAIARVSKEFLGSIRALGSQVEFNSDTLVAKASKA
- a CDS encoding UbiE/COQ5 family methyltransferase — protein: MGDALTTESNNYDAVLCGFGVFFLGEPAVACESLSSRLRPGGQLVLSVWQGRPFSSLTKLVLAACEAEGGPRQVASASARNLGKTNTEAKLIDILSTAGLSDITVSAIPFSVPLTPESAWDFVLSSLLIAALPTDPRVVERVRQRLIANWCPLNLEADALIARATKPWPIQPALSCEYQVSEICKRG
- a CDS encoding electron transfer flavoprotein subunit beta/FixA family protein — its product is MAKASRTDGNSSAPLTIAVLVKYVPDAQFDRQLAGPQHTVDRSESILSELDEYPIEAALKLSEERGGESAGNRVIAITVGPESAQAAVKKALKIGAYEGVHLSDPALAGSDVTGTSVALAALIGSLGSVDLVLTGMASTDGETSMVPAQLAARLGIAQITFASTLEVDGDTVQARHDGDGYSELLEASLPALVSVTDQVNDPRYPNFKAMMAAKKRKVTVVSLADLGIDPNSVGSQGALTTITEASTRPPRSAGNIITDNGDAGIKLVDFLVEQKLL
- a CDS encoding TipAS antibiotic-recognition domain-containing protein; protein product: MEKDPYQEEAIQRWGKEAVEKSKATWSAMGKEGRMAAADEFTAINESLVQCQEEKLPADDVKVQAAVDRHYRWILLSWTPDATSYQNLGQMYVDDDRFRATYEKVGVSPEFLLEGIKVYAVNKL
- a CDS encoding NAD(P)-binding protein; its protein translation is MSENGQKIGTVIIGAGQSGLALAWELQQRGEHPIILERASAVHAWRDDRWDNFTLVTPNWMCQLPGYSYLGDDPHGFMAKDEIFGWLKE
- a CDS encoding anti-sigma factor, with protein sequence MSENFAEDIYSDLAAGRVLELTELYAINAVAEEERFAIEANLEQLDSSAQAEFNNRVRQARETLASAYGTIEEEPPAGLFDRIQAQIAAAAVPTPAVASPVIDELAARREQRGAGAKRRPLRTWVLTTAAAAVIAVAGTLGVNGIIQAQDPVNQVISASDVSTLDVSVQGGGQAKVSISSSKNAAVVRMENVAAPASGTTYQLWLIPQNAAAPVSLGLMSSSTALGKPALVDGIDKGQALAITVEPSGGSKTPTTTPVMIAQLHA
- a CDS encoding GNAT family N-acetyltransferase; its protein translation is MPLGSVIVGIVITFRPAVPGDFDDVARITRDSYLGAGYFDSAEHPYLVQIQDVKRRAQAAQIWVAEQDRGNGAQVVGAVTLARHGEPYADIAMPDELEMRILVVDPRLQRSGIGKAMVKAIIAHAQSLDGVDAVSLTTGDNWVSAHALYQSMGFSRQEWRDWTVPNTGPNTDPEVEIWLRVYRLELEESLPEFP
- a CDS encoding NAD(P)-binding domain-containing protein, with amino-acid sequence MREGVNVESVTAEAGGFVLQTSQGCLEARNVVLATGGAFQVPFTPELAADLPESLHQIHSMAYRNAAQLPAGGVLVVGSGQSGTQIAEDLMLEGRQVHLALGKAPRYSRFYRGKDMLDWLDELGRDGRISGISLGRDKLTSPYVTGRDGGRDIDLYDFADRGMQLYGRIAKISAAAVYFEPTVNFSLENADAFNRGFKGMVDAYVADRNIDAPREAPSVARAPLAEPELLDFAAAGVTSVIWATGLKQDCSWVDSAALDEAGQIRHLDGATEIPGLYYFRTSGLLGSGANWFDPTPIDAGRIAEQIAANSTLTARQDCG